Proteins encoded together in one Shewanella acanthi window:
- the dndC gene encoding DNA phosphorothioation system sulfurtransferase DndC, whose translation MTVNTYIPNYSAFNELGFKKTIRDLIDKTKELYLKDDIPWVLGYSGGKDSTAILQIVWNAVQELTAEGKSKKLVHVISTDTLVENPIVALWVEKSLHHMRIAYNQQKLPIQAHRLTPKVTDRFWVNLIGRGYPAPRYKFRWCTDRLKISPSNTFIQDVVKKNGEAILVLGTRKHESTVRAANMEGYENRADNTRKDDGLTVNKELDRVWVYTPIADWTNDDVWSYLTQVKNPWGFNNTDLLGMYQGATEGGECPLVVDKSTPSCGDSRFGCYVCTMVGEDKSMAAMIANDEEKEWMLPLLQLRNEIDVNDSNKERKIAKINRDKSNRDFRRMNGSLTVHIADHGADIVRGPYRQEFREYMLKKVLEAQCYVQSVGPKDVKNLELLSLEDLEEIRRIWIESKNEIEDSLPKIYKEATGKTYIGTKRSHHPLLNNEVLNKLKEHCGQFGDNDNLKYEQVRTLLSITDRYKHQLRRTKLFDELEKAIDKGAFNNIDDARKFALNRTKNELIIKLEQQGIDEISIKEIREKIEKVEMALRDQVLLEQDIISTEELQS comes from the coding sequence ATGACTGTAAATACATATATCCCTAACTATTCGGCATTTAATGAATTAGGGTTTAAAAAAACTATTAGAGATCTAATAGATAAAACTAAAGAGCTATACCTGAAGGACGATATTCCATGGGTCCTAGGATACAGTGGTGGCAAAGACTCTACAGCTATTTTGCAAATTGTCTGGAATGCAGTTCAAGAACTAACGGCAGAAGGTAAATCCAAAAAGTTAGTTCATGTAATTAGTACTGACACTTTGGTTGAAAACCCCATCGTTGCACTATGGGTAGAAAAATCACTGCATCACATGCGTATAGCATACAACCAGCAAAAGCTGCCAATACAAGCTCATAGATTAACTCCAAAAGTAACAGATAGATTTTGGGTTAACCTCATTGGTCGAGGTTATCCAGCGCCGCGTTATAAATTTAGATGGTGTACAGATAGATTAAAAATAAGTCCATCCAATACCTTTATTCAGGATGTCGTTAAGAAAAATGGCGAAGCAATTCTGGTCCTTGGTACGCGCAAACATGAAAGTACTGTTCGCGCAGCCAATATGGAAGGTTATGAAAATCGTGCTGATAATACTCGTAAAGACGACGGACTCACCGTAAATAAAGAACTTGATCGAGTATGGGTATACACACCTATTGCAGATTGGACAAATGATGATGTCTGGAGTTACCTAACTCAAGTCAAAAATCCATGGGGTTTTAACAACACAGATCTACTCGGAATGTATCAAGGTGCAACTGAAGGAGGCGAATGTCCCTTAGTTGTAGACAAATCAACACCTAGTTGCGGTGATAGTCGATTTGGTTGCTATGTCTGCACAATGGTTGGTGAAGATAAGTCTATGGCGGCAATGATAGCCAACGATGAAGAAAAGGAATGGATGCTGCCTTTACTTCAACTTCGTAACGAAATAGACGTTAATGACTCTAATAAAGAACGAAAAATTGCTAAAATAAATAGAGACAAATCGAACCGAGACTTTCGTAGAATGAACGGTAGTCTTACCGTACATATTGCTGACCATGGGGCGGATATTGTTAGAGGGCCTTATCGTCAAGAGTTTAGAGAATACATGCTTAAAAAAGTACTCGAAGCTCAATGTTACGTGCAGAGTGTTGGTCCCAAAGACGTTAAGAACTTGGAATTACTGTCTTTGGAAGATTTGGAAGAAATACGTAGAATTTGGATAGAAAGTAAAAATGAAATTGAAGATAGTTTGCCAAAAATATATAAAGAAGCAACTGGTAAAACTTATATTGGCACGAAGAGAAGCCATCACCCTTTATTAAATAATGAAGTATTAAACAAACTAAAGGAACATTGCGGTCAATTTGGCGATAACGATAATCTCAAATATGAGCAAGTCAGGACATTACTATCAATTACAGATAGATATAAGCACCAACTAAGAAGAACAAAGCTCTTCGATGAGCTTGAAAAAGCAATTGACAAAGGCGCATTTAATAACATAGATGATGCCAGAAAGTTCGCTCTAAATAGAACTAAGAATGAGCTAATAATAAAGCTTGAACAGCAAGGAATTGACGAGATTAGCATAAAAGAGATTCGAGAAAAGATAGAAAAAGTCGAGATGGCGCTCAGAGACCAAGTATTGTTAGAGCAAGATATTATCTCCACCGAAGAGCTTCAATCATGA
- the dndA gene encoding cysteine desulfurase DndA, protein MTVYLDCNATTPMSPEVSLIVGRYLMEEFGNAGSRTHEFGVIAKQAVEQARQFVAEVVDAEKSEVIFTSGATESNNLAILGLKDYAEKIGKKHIITTRIEHKAVLEPIEELVKQGFEVTYLNTDGSGIVSAKQLSASLRADTFLVSIMHVNNETGSIQQIEDYCEVLSEHEAFFHVDAAQSFGKLNLPLRNKRLDLISVSGHKFYAPKGVGALICRRRGFKKPPLKALMFGGGQEKGLRPGTLPVALIAGLGEAARQSILNADERHKRCEVIKLNAIERLHELGAVINGANTMPHVLNFSIPGLNSETAMVALKGLVAVSNGSACTSSSYTPSHVLTAMGLDEENIENAIRMSWCYMTKDIPWDQIIDKLKQYL, encoded by the coding sequence GTGACAGTCTATTTAGATTGCAATGCAACAACACCAATGTCTCCTGAGGTTTCACTTATCGTCGGTCGTTATCTGATGGAAGAGTTTGGGAATGCTGGAAGTCGAACCCATGAATTTGGTGTCATCGCAAAACAAGCAGTGGAACAGGCGAGGCAGTTCGTGGCAGAAGTTGTTGATGCAGAAAAATCAGAAGTTATTTTCACTAGTGGAGCTACAGAAAGTAATAACTTAGCGATTTTGGGGCTTAAGGACTATGCCGAAAAAATTGGAAAAAAACACATCATAACTACTCGCATAGAACATAAAGCAGTTTTAGAGCCTATTGAAGAACTTGTAAAACAAGGGTTTGAGGTTACTTACTTAAACACAGATGGTTCAGGAATTGTTTCTGCAAAACAACTTAGTGCAAGCCTTAGGGCTGATACTTTTTTAGTTAGCATAATGCACGTGAATAATGAAACCGGTTCGATACAACAGATTGAGGACTATTGCGAAGTATTGAGTGAACATGAGGCATTTTTCCATGTTGATGCAGCTCAAAGCTTTGGGAAGTTAAATCTTCCCTTACGCAATAAGAGATTGGACTTAATAAGTGTTAGTGGGCATAAATTTTACGCACCTAAAGGCGTTGGCGCTCTTATCTGTCGCAGGCGTGGTTTCAAAAAACCACCTTTGAAAGCTTTAATGTTTGGTGGTGGACAAGAAAAGGGGCTCCGTCCAGGAACCTTACCTGTCGCACTTATTGCTGGTCTTGGTGAGGCCGCTCGGCAATCTATTCTAAATGCTGACGAAAGGCATAAGCGTTGTGAGGTAATAAAACTAAATGCTATTGAAAGGCTTCACGAGTTAGGGGCTGTTATTAATGGCGCAAACACAATGCCACATGTCTTAAATTTTTCGATCCCAGGTTTGAATTCCGAAACAGCTATGGTCGCACTTAAAGGTTTAGTTGCAGTATCGAATGGCTCAGCTTGCACTTCTTCAAGCTATACTCCCAGTCATGTTCTTACGGCGATGGGATTGGATGAAGAGAATATTGAAAATGCTATTAGAATGTCTTGGTGTTATATGACTAAAGATATACCATGGGACCAAATCATTGATAAATTGAAACAATATCTGTGA
- a CDS encoding restriction endonuclease has translation MTTNHTISSAAVAALTELGGRATLESILDVIVKHELYVFGASSPISVLRVTLGRHCINKSLSNMYKERYFVAYSDGTYALISKNDTEADQDAILICEEIAVGDYISRINELAMEQRERVKGEILASLRQLTPSRFEEFSQIFLSRYGFTRMNVTSLSRDGGIDVKGLLKIGLAEMRVAAQCKRYAEGNKVGRPDVSQFRGDITGDFEQGIFITTSTFTKEAQEISFKPGCVPIILIDGEQLADIMIDKGIGVQRQSIDVYDFEADLLFA, from the coding sequence GTGACGACTAACCACACTATATCCAGTGCAGCAGTTGCTGCTCTTACTGAACTCGGTGGCCGAGCCACCTTAGAAAGCATACTTGATGTTATTGTAAAGCATGAGCTATATGTGTTTGGCGCGAGTTCACCAATAAGTGTTTTACGTGTAACGTTAGGCCGACATTGTATAAATAAATCGCTAAGCAATATGTACAAGGAAAGGTACTTCGTTGCCTATTCTGACGGAACATATGCCCTTATTTCTAAGAATGATACAGAAGCAGACCAAGATGCCATTTTGATTTGTGAAGAAATTGCAGTTGGTGATTATATAAGCAGGATTAATGAGCTTGCCATGGAACAGCGTGAGCGAGTCAAAGGTGAAATACTGGCATCCCTAAGACAGTTAACGCCATCACGTTTTGAAGAGTTCAGTCAAATATTTCTGAGTCGTTATGGCTTCACACGCATGAATGTGACGAGTTTAAGTCGTGATGGAGGGATTGACGTTAAAGGATTGCTCAAAATCGGTTTGGCTGAAATGCGTGTAGCTGCTCAATGCAAAAGATATGCAGAAGGAAATAAGGTTGGACGGCCTGATGTTTCCCAATTTAGGGGGGATATTACTGGTGACTTTGAGCAAGGGATCTTTATAACAACAAGCACATTTACAAAAGAGGCTCAAGAGATTTCATTTAAACCTGGATGTGTTCCAATTATCTTGATCGACGGTGAACAACTTGCCGATATTATGATCGACAAAGGTATTGGGGTTCAAAGACAGTCGATTGACGTATATGACTTTGAGGCAGACCTGCTGTTTGCGTAG
- the dndD gene encoding DNA sulfur modification protein DndD: MIIEKVTLHNFGIYQGTHQIDLNVNDIEKNVILFGGLNGGGKTTFLDSLQLVLYGKNAKCSNRGRLAYHDFLYQSINRFSPEKHAYICMEFRHKHGTKEQKYKISRSWKASDKKQVHENVTVECNNQQDAFLSEHWDDFVSEFIPQNLSELFFFDGEKIESLADPLNSAKLIKTGIEALLGLDLLSQLSKDLNIAKQKKQATLLDDRASAKVDEIREGIIKLELNISTKSNEVDSITEKIYDLDFKVEQKRAELQNSGAFLLDELDSLKEEEKNLENSISAINSLLKKHAAGALPLKVASQLFSEVEKRATEEIRVKEYSIARKYISEHEKLFLASCSKSISGEVLDIIKSELKKLHKDEDLSNSPQHLTRVSIDLFNIAKSAIDSDLRETESLIKEKKELNDKLVLIKQKLESIPSFQNVADEIKSLAIIEHELSNKNSQLAASVEELRSIESQLRDQQLRLNSALLKENIQNFEEIRGSQIVGHIENIKLIVDSFKEKLIDENIIKLERQIKLMFEKLERKSGLISQVKIDTKNYTLTLIGIDGQPLSPSRLSAGERQLISVAVLWALASTSGKEIPSVIDTPMGRLDGQHRTKLIKNYFPLASDQVILLSTDEEIMGQYYNELKPFIAKEYHIQYNETLKTSTISVGYFGS, translated from the coding sequence ATGATCATTGAAAAAGTTACACTACATAACTTTGGCATATACCAAGGCACACATCAAATCGATTTAAACGTTAATGATATCGAAAAAAACGTCATTTTATTTGGTGGACTGAATGGAGGAGGAAAAACAACTTTCCTCGATTCACTACAGCTTGTACTTTATGGAAAAAACGCGAAGTGCTCTAATCGTGGAAGGTTAGCCTATCATGATTTCTTGTACCAATCTATCAACCGCTTTAGTCCAGAAAAGCATGCATATATCTGCATGGAATTTAGGCATAAGCACGGTACAAAAGAGCAAAAATATAAAATATCTAGAAGCTGGAAGGCCTCGGACAAAAAACAAGTTCATGAAAATGTAACCGTTGAATGCAATAACCAGCAAGATGCATTTTTGTCTGAGCATTGGGATGACTTTGTTTCAGAGTTTATACCTCAGAATCTGTCTGAGTTGTTTTTCTTTGACGGCGAAAAGATTGAAAGCTTGGCTGACCCATTAAATTCAGCAAAACTCATAAAGACCGGTATTGAAGCATTACTTGGATTAGATTTACTATCACAGTTATCAAAAGATTTGAATATTGCGAAACAAAAGAAACAAGCAACATTACTGGATGACAGGGCGTCAGCAAAAGTTGATGAAATTAGAGAAGGCATCATAAAATTAGAGTTAAATATTTCTACAAAAAGCAATGAAGTAGATAGTATTACCGAAAAAATATATGACCTGGATTTTAAAGTAGAGCAGAAACGTGCGGAACTTCAAAACTCAGGAGCTTTTCTTTTAGATGAATTAGATAGCTTGAAAGAAGAAGAGAAAAATCTAGAAAATAGTATTTCTGCAATAAATAGTCTATTAAAGAAACATGCTGCTGGTGCGTTGCCACTGAAAGTAGCCAGTCAATTATTCTCTGAAGTTGAAAAAAGAGCTACAGAAGAAATAAGAGTTAAAGAATATAGTATTGCAAGGAAGTATATATCCGAACATGAGAAGCTATTTTTAGCTTCATGTTCTAAAAGCATAAGTGGTGAAGTTTTAGATATCATAAAGTCTGAATTAAAAAAGTTACACAAAGATGAAGATCTAAGTAATTCTCCCCAACACTTAACCAGAGTGAGCATTGATCTATTTAATATTGCCAAATCGGCAATTGATAGTGATTTACGTGAAACTGAATCGCTAATCAAGGAAAAGAAAGAGCTCAATGATAAACTAGTGCTTATAAAACAAAAGCTTGAGTCGATTCCAAGTTTTCAAAACGTCGCAGATGAGATAAAGTCACTTGCTATAATCGAACATGAACTAAGTAATAAAAACAGTCAACTTGCAGCCTCAGTAGAAGAACTTCGAAGTATTGAGTCTCAACTTCGAGACCAGCAACTCAGGCTAAACTCCGCCTTATTGAAAGAGAATATTCAGAATTTTGAGGAAATAAGAGGAAGCCAAATAGTTGGACATATAGAAAATATTAAGTTGATCGTGGACTCTTTCAAAGAGAAATTAATCGATGAGAACATAATAAAACTCGAGCGACAAATTAAACTTATGTTCGAAAAACTAGAGCGAAAATCAGGTTTAATTAGCCAGGTTAAAATTGATACTAAAAATTACACTTTAACTTTGATAGGAATAGATGGGCAACCATTATCCCCTTCTAGACTATCAGCTGGTGAAAGACAACTCATCTCTGTTGCTGTTCTGTGGGCGCTTGCTAGCACATCAGGAAAAGAAATACCCTCTGTAATAGACACACCTATGGGACGTCTTGATGGGCAGCACAGGACTAAACTAATAAAAAATTACTTCCCACTCGCATCTGATCAGGTGATCCTTTTATCTACTGATGAAGAGATAATGGGTCAGTACTACAATGAATTAAAACCATTCATAGCCAAAGAGTACCATATTCAATACAATGAGACGTTGAAGACATCAACCATTTCAGTAGGTTATTTTGGAAGTTAA
- a CDS encoding DNA sulfur modification protein DndB, producing the protein MSNKTLIPALKAKVGDWDYYICVMKYAQVAKEVNFAYELGGNDELNSLIQRGISERTKEITEYLLRSEHRFLGSLIVAAYGGDPHYMPVRMVDSEEILNGLDNSFGVLTFDGGQQYFALDGQHRLKAIKDAIKKNPELGSEEISVILVSHYDTEEGKEKTRRLFTNINKNAKSTTRSENLALDEDDGFAILTRRLISENNFFSEEGRVAVFTKQGENGELSIASSVRDTDKKAVTSIKQLYEIVGDLSFGTPLEGVSLTRRPTDDELEDSYKIISKRVEELFESCGNIVSKASKTDDLRGLRKNKLSPGVEEAFLKGIVQRCVSESVKIIIEQRLLTWDEVLAKLKELSWNLGDGPWSSVCVISEDKLKMQTSREFASLLSELLLVHLAPNSKQQIKRARKLYSEVKNQNYVFTQEELEKNLTE; encoded by the coding sequence ATGTCAAATAAAACTCTGATACCAGCATTGAAAGCTAAAGTTGGTGACTGGGATTACTATATATGTGTAATGAAATATGCACAGGTTGCAAAAGAAGTTAACTTTGCATATGAATTAGGCGGGAATGATGAGCTTAATTCGCTTATACAGAGGGGGATTTCTGAGCGTACTAAAGAAATCACAGAATACCTCTTAAGATCAGAACATCGATTTCTTGGCTCATTAATTGTTGCTGCTTATGGTGGTGATCCTCATTACATGCCTGTGAGAATGGTGGATAGTGAAGAGATTCTAAATGGGCTTGATAATAGCTTCGGTGTTCTTACATTTGACGGAGGTCAGCAGTACTTCGCATTAGATGGGCAGCATCGTCTTAAAGCGATTAAAGACGCTATTAAGAAGAATCCGGAACTTGGTTCAGAGGAAATTAGTGTTATTCTAGTTAGTCATTATGATACCGAAGAAGGTAAAGAAAAAACTAGGAGGTTGTTTACTAACATAAATAAGAATGCTAAGAGTACTACACGAAGTGAGAACCTCGCTCTTGATGAAGATGATGGTTTTGCAATTTTAACGAGACGACTTATTAGTGAAAACAACTTTTTCAGTGAAGAAGGGCGAGTTGCCGTATTTACAAAACAAGGTGAAAATGGCGAGCTGTCAATTGCTTCGAGTGTAAGAGATACTGATAAAAAGGCTGTGACGTCAATTAAGCAGCTGTATGAAATTGTTGGCGACTTGTCTTTTGGTACGCCTCTTGAAGGGGTGTCATTGACGAGAAGACCAACAGATGACGAGCTTGAAGACTCTTATAAAATAATTTCAAAAAGGGTAGAAGAACTGTTTGAATCATGCGGTAATATTGTATCTAAAGCTAGCAAAACAGATGATCTACGTGGTTTGAGAAAGAACAAACTTTCACCTGGAGTTGAAGAAGCATTTTTGAAGGGAATAGTTCAACGGTGTGTTTCTGAGTCTGTCAAAATAATAATTGAGCAAAGGCTCTTAACATGGGATGAGGTGTTGGCTAAATTAAAAGAATTATCTTGGAATTTAGGGGATGGACCTTGGTCAAGTGTATGCGTAATTAGTGAAGATAAGCTGAAAATGCAAACGAGTAGAGAGTTTGCAAGCTTGCTAAGCGAATTATTGCTTGTTCATTTAGCTCCCAATAGTAAACAACAGATAAAAAGAGCTAGGAAGCTATACTCAGAAGTGAAAAATCAAAACTATGTATTCACTCAGGAAGAGTTAGAAAAAAACCTGACCGAATAG
- the dndB gene encoding DNA sulfur modification protein DndB produces MTKIISGTSFPAIKGIQAETEFYTVMCPLKRLRRIFTFDESTLPVNERAQRILNTERIPEISNYILSNRDSYVFSALTACIDGETEFEPVGEGRHQQKIGTLTIDDDAEVYITDGQHRNAAILEALQQDPSLGDESISVVFFVGKSLPERQKIFKDLNLYPVKTDSSLSITYDDEPGAILSKNIVFNSEILSKLIHMEKSNLGPRSKKLVSHSALNKATCELFDVIEKESIDLQIPIATEYWEHLVQVIPAWNLVYKEQISGGEVREESIHAHSVTFQALGIVGNWLLKNDLKWKKTTERLSLLNWSRANKKDWDGRCVVNGAMRNNSVATKLTANRIKHYLGIPLNTKEKSEEQKFKQQKHGK; encoded by the coding sequence ATGACTAAAATCATTTCTGGCACATCCTTCCCGGCAATCAAAGGGATACAAGCTGAAACAGAGTTCTATACAGTGATGTGCCCATTGAAAAGATTACGTAGAATCTTTACGTTTGATGAGAGCACTTTACCAGTAAATGAACGCGCACAACGTATCTTAAATACCGAACGTATACCTGAAATCAGTAACTACATCCTATCCAATAGAGATAGCTATGTGTTTTCAGCACTTACGGCTTGTATCGACGGTGAAACAGAATTTGAACCTGTTGGTGAAGGTCGACACCAGCAAAAAATCGGCACACTGACTATCGATGATGATGCCGAAGTCTACATCACCGATGGGCAACACCGAAATGCTGCTATTCTGGAAGCGCTTCAACAAGATCCTTCTCTAGGTGATGAAAGTATCTCAGTAGTATTTTTTGTTGGTAAGTCACTCCCCGAACGACAAAAGATTTTTAAGGATTTGAACCTTTATCCTGTGAAAACGGATAGTTCGCTAAGTATCACTTACGATGACGAACCGGGAGCCATTCTGTCTAAAAACATAGTTTTCAACAGTGAAATACTGTCAAAACTAATCCACATGGAGAAAAGCAACTTAGGGCCTCGCTCGAAAAAGCTTGTAAGTCACAGTGCTCTCAACAAAGCAACCTGTGAACTATTCGATGTAATTGAGAAGGAAAGCATCGACCTGCAGATACCAATTGCGACTGAATACTGGGAGCACCTTGTGCAGGTTATACCTGCTTGGAACCTAGTTTACAAAGAACAAATTTCTGGCGGTGAAGTGCGTGAAGAATCCATACATGCGCACTCTGTAACTTTCCAAGCTCTAGGCATAGTAGGAAACTGGCTCCTAAAAAACGATCTCAAGTGGAAAAAGACCACAGAAAGGTTGTCACTTCTGAACTGGTCAAGAGCTAATAAAAAAGACTGGGATGGTCGTTGTGTAGTAAACGGAGCAATGCGTAATAACTCTGTCGCAACCAAGTTAACCGCTAATCGAATCAAGCATTATTTAGGAATTCCTCTTAACACAAAAGAAAAGAGTGAAGAACAAAAATTTAAGCAACAAAAGCACGGGAAATAG
- the dndE gene encoding DNA sulfur modification protein DndE: MKIDSVKLSEKAKNQLIVLKRKTGIENWNVLCRWAFMLSLRETSIPPHENIPTDSNVEMTWKVFSGEYSDLYTTMLIHRIYIDYNEIDESKLNYYFRLHLHRGISYLGNNTSNIDELVELAH; encoded by the coding sequence ATGAAAATAGATAGTGTTAAACTTTCAGAGAAAGCCAAAAATCAGCTAATTGTTTTAAAAAGAAAGACGGGTATCGAAAACTGGAACGTACTCTGTCGGTGGGCATTTATGCTTTCATTACGAGAAACCAGCATTCCACCACACGAGAATATCCCTACAGATAGTAATGTAGAAATGACGTGGAAAGTTTTCTCGGGTGAATACTCAGATCTTTATACCACAATGCTAATTCATAGAATTTATATTGACTATAATGAAATAGATGAGTCTAAACTTAATTATTATTTTAGACTTCATCTACACCGAGGAATATCATATTTAGGGAACAATACTTCCAATATAGATGAGCTTGTAGAACTGGCCCATTAG
- a CDS encoding DNA phosphorothioation-associated putative methyltransferase yields the protein MLSATEFQRDVEALSIGKKLPEAVYLHRDTLEASNPRLFNFAKAVSQALKVEDEHWNIVKLSRRQFGLSLLHYPTFFSEAYPGLVKSISVDLTKLTHKIVNYTDSDNPPILHRKELFILPEHPQFNTFRTITIEGETAGLYENTHLIGFKASWEAHITKHGYVLVDGRLFRASMLQDNESLSIDRHKTALVRHSLSAPMKFLAKHGFLSGNYSVFDYGCGRGDDLRELQCHGLDALGWDPNHFPEGDKSPADIVNLGFVLNVIEDKHERLEALLEAWELTQRLMVVSVMLANDEFIAQFTPFRDGVITSRNTFQKYYQQAEIKSFIERTLDESAIAVAPGIFYIFKDKVEEQQFLSRRYRRDKQWKQLTRPTQGDKARLLVAKHQALFTAFWQTVLDLGRLPQMDEFEQLTDLKTIVGTPAKALRILLEIEGREEYNQAVEQHTQDLLLFFAMAQFEKRKPYTRLPENIKRDIKVFFGEPQTALTQASELLFSIANTAAIEQACNEAHKLLPASLLNPKHSLILHKKFITSLPLLLRVYVGAGLQLYGELDDIDLIKIHITSGKLTLTGYDDFEKAVPFLRERVKIKMAEQEIDFFDYINEAKRPPLLNRSLYLHQDSDHFHKQQSFDKRLAKLFGTTDTEEILMSRAKFEQALSETSKRIQGFQIVNVNVSH from the coding sequence ATGCTATCGGCAACAGAGTTCCAGCGGGATGTAGAAGCTTTATCTATTGGTAAAAAATTACCAGAAGCAGTTTACCTTCATCGAGATACTCTGGAAGCAAGTAACCCACGTCTCTTTAATTTCGCAAAAGCTGTCTCACAGGCCCTAAAAGTTGAAGATGAGCATTGGAATATCGTAAAGCTCTCCAGACGCCAATTTGGATTATCCCTTCTCCATTATCCAACTTTTTTCTCTGAGGCTTACCCAGGTTTAGTTAAAAGTATCAGTGTCGATTTAACAAAATTGACCCATAAGATCGTGAACTACACTGACTCTGATAATCCCCCTATATTGCACCGAAAAGAGTTATTTATTCTGCCAGAACATCCCCAGTTCAACACATTTAGAACAATTACGATTGAAGGTGAAACAGCAGGTTTATATGAAAATACTCACTTAATCGGTTTTAAAGCTTCATGGGAAGCTCACATTACTAAGCACGGATATGTACTAGTTGATGGCAGACTCTTCAGAGCATCAATGCTGCAGGATAATGAATCGCTCTCAATTGACCGTCATAAAACGGCATTAGTACGCCATTCTTTATCGGCGCCAATGAAGTTTCTAGCTAAGCATGGATTCCTCAGTGGCAACTATTCAGTATTCGATTACGGCTGTGGCCGTGGAGATGATCTACGAGAATTACAATGCCATGGTTTAGATGCACTTGGTTGGGATCCTAACCATTTTCCCGAAGGAGACAAATCACCAGCAGATATAGTTAACCTTGGCTTTGTACTAAACGTAATAGAAGATAAACACGAACGACTAGAAGCATTGCTAGAGGCTTGGGAATTAACTCAGCGTCTCATGGTTGTAAGTGTTATGTTGGCGAATGATGAGTTTATCGCTCAATTTACACCTTTCAGGGATGGGGTAATCACCAGCCGCAACACCTTCCAAAAGTACTATCAGCAAGCAGAAATTAAGTCCTTTATTGAACGCACATTGGATGAAAGTGCAATCGCGGTTGCACCTGGGATTTTCTACATTTTTAAAGACAAGGTTGAAGAACAACAATTTTTATCCCGGCGCTATCGCAGAGATAAACAGTGGAAGCAATTAACTAGGCCAACACAAGGTGATAAAGCACGTCTTTTAGTTGCCAAACACCAAGCGCTATTTACTGCATTTTGGCAAACGGTACTCGACCTCGGTAGACTGCCCCAAATGGATGAGTTTGAACAACTAACCGACCTTAAAACCATCGTAGGCACGCCAGCCAAGGCACTTAGAATTTTGCTAGAGATAGAAGGCAGAGAAGAATACAACCAAGCTGTAGAGCAACACACCCAAGACCTACTGCTGTTCTTTGCGATGGCCCAATTTGAAAAACGCAAACCCTATACACGGCTACCCGAAAATATAAAGCGGGATATCAAAGTGTTTTTTGGTGAGCCTCAAACAGCACTAACACAGGCATCCGAGCTCTTATTTAGCATTGCCAATACTGCAGCGATTGAACAAGCCTGTAATGAAGCTCATAAACTCTTACCCGCCTCATTACTGAATCCCAAGCACTCGCTAATCCTGCACAAAAAATTTATCACATCCCTACCACTACTCCTCAGAGTTTATGTCGGTGCAGGGCTACAGCTCTATGGTGAATTAGACGACATAGATTTGATCAAAATCCATATCACCTCGGGCAAGCTCACGCTCACAGGTTATGATGATTTTGAAAAAGCAGTTCCCTTTCTGAGGGAACGCGTGAAGATAAAAATGGCCGAGCAGGAAATCGACTTTTTTGACTACATCAATGAAGCAAAGCGACCGCCTTTGTTGAACCGCTCGCTATATCTCCACCAAGACAGCGATCATTTTCATAAGCAGCAAAGCTTCGATAAACGTTTAGCAAAACTATTTGGAACTACTGACACCGAAGAAATCTTAATGAGCAGAGCTAAGTTTGAACAAGCACTTAGCGAAACATCTAAGCGTATTCAGGGGTTTCAAATCGTAAACGTAAATGTATCTCACTAA